The Zygosaccharomyces rouxii strain CBS732 chromosome G complete sequence genome contains a region encoding:
- the SSH4 gene encoding Ssh4p (similar to uniprot|P32343 Saccharomyces cerevisiae YKL124W SSH4 Suppressor of SHR3 confers leflunomide resistance when overexpressed (putative) involved in ER functions): protein MFLPLDDESVVSFYKTELDGVNDPYPGPPIDDSGTISLAFLISLSVTFALLMVVLVVVAIYVTFCGADEAEYDEETGAGSRGSNGGLQAFFSKRRSGILLDSSFTSPGQFDDEAALQQQEDQELPRMSDFEVELYRHAKEFQKMNPPNVKEFGTFLNETDLQFIRDRGLQSYFFLPSINDNTDADGNFLPSLLVQDKLDVTFTKFNKSSSTVLNYPLPFNKKAAVYFEVKVFKHVSDSNSIFSIGLTTCPYPYFRIPGMSIYSIAYESTGKLRINNPFTPSTLLPKLQEGDVVGFGYRYRTGTIFITHNGKKLMDVTQNVGIDLFISLGSMNGAFTRTYTRDGLLEDPDNIELRSALAENRDIELPKDLQRVHDVRQEGDLPTDEVELNVNLGQLGFVFVEANVKKYAFGSLFGEIGIPPSYNGAEIKKDTVLQKGEDLPPKYADDEDPDSFFGNININVGNSVERSRQQQQLGQREEEEAEESQDEWQRNQSEISRIVNPNTNTNTNETGYERNTSAYDREHNLTDEETEPRANEEERPLIKQSKPTSGSRSNAKKKRNKNKNKKKRSKK from the coding sequence ATGTTTCTTCCGCTGGATGATGAGTCAGTTGTATCGTTTTACAAGACCGAGTTAGATGGCGTTAATGATCCATATCCAGGCCCGCCTATAGATGATTCTGGGACTATCAGTCTAGCTTTTCTGATAAGTTTATCAGTGACTTTTGCTCTCTTGATGGTGGTACTTGTCGTTGTAGCGATTTATGTTACATTTTGTGGGGCAGACGAAGCTGAATACGATGAAGAGACAGGCGCTGGTTCCCGTGGTAGTAATGGCGGATTACAAGcctttttttcaaaaagacGTAGTGGTATCTTATTGGACTCCAGCTTTACTTCACCCGGCCAGTTCGATGATGAAGCCGCTttgcaacaacaagaggATCAAGAATTACCCCGTATGTCAGATTTTGAAGTTGAACTTTATAGGCATGCCAAAgagtttcaaaagatgaacCCACCTAAcgttaaagaatttggaacCTTTCTCAATGAAACGGATTTACAATTTATCAGAGATAGAGGTTTACAGAGTTACTTCTTTTTGCCCAGCATTAACGACAATACAGATGCAGACGGGAATTTTTTACCAAGTCTATTGGTGCAAGATAAATTGGATGTTacttttaccaaatttaaTAAAAGCTCTTCCACTGTGCTAAATTACCCATTGCCTTTTAACAAAAAAGCTGCTGTTTATTTTGAAGTTAAAGTCTTTAAGCACGTATcagattcaaattcaattttcaGCATTGGGTTAACAACTTGTCCCTATCCTTATTTTAGAATTCCGGGTATGTCTATCTATTCGATCGCCTATGAATCGACGGGGAAACTAAGAATAAACAACCCATTTACCCCAAGTACGTTATTACCAAAGTTACAGGAAGGTGATGTTGTTGGATTTGGTTATAGGTATAGAACTGGAACTATATTCATTACGCATAACGGTAAGAAATTAATGGATGTTACTCAAAATGTGGGGATTGATTTGTTTATCAGTTTAGGATCAATGAATGGCGCCTTTACGAGAACTTACACTAGAGATGGTCTCCTAGAAGACCCCGATAACATTGAGTTGCGCAGTGCCCTAGCAGAAAACAGAGATATCGAACTACCGaaagatttacaaagagTCCACGATGTTCGTCAAGAGGGTGATCTGCCCACTGATGAGGTTGAATTAAATGTGAACCTGGGCCAATTAGGATTTGTATTCGTGGAAGCCAATGTAAAGAAGTATGCGTTTGGTAGTTtgtttggtgaaattgGTATACCGCCATCTTACAACGGCGCGGAGATTAAAAAAGATACAGTCTTACAAAAGGGCGAAGATCTACCACCTAAATAtgcagatgatgaagatccagATTCATTTTTTGGTAATATCAATATTAATGTGGGAAACAGTGTTGAAAGATCAAgacagcagcaacaactTGGACAGcgtgaagaagaggaagccGAAGAATCACAGGACGAATGGCAACGGAATCAATCAGAAATATCAAGGATTGTTAATCCCAATACTAATACCAATACAAATGAAACGGGATACGAAAGGAATACTTCAGCTTATGACAGGGAACATAACCTAACCGACGAAGAGACGGAACCGCGAGCAAACGAAGAGGAACGTCCTCTGATTAAACAAAGCAAACCAACCAGCGGTTCCAGATCCAATgctaaaaagaagagaaacaagaacaagaataagaagaagaggtCAAAGAAATAA
- the RRN3 gene encoding rDNA-binding RNA polymerase I transcriptional factor (some similarities with uniprot|P36070 Saccharomyces cerevisiae YKL125W RRN3 Required for transcription of rDNA by RNA Polymerase I DNA-independent RNA Polymerase I transcription factor), with translation MMAFENSGKRPGQDSMGLELKKRKVEFALPDETDDDKEFTTEMYRRFLKSALGDLEKNDSSQLDMVTHRVSQPANSDSRISTENLGILLDVLAKNINKIDTSKGTPLIQSIINFEKWWELPPYTLSKYILFIRILCSSIPKWWQDVSISLISGFHLPPEKTEKHHSMLKYFLQMIPSSMGYIDVYLAKFFPNNNDTSKKLVNYISNILTLTTYCKELQFQAWSLIMEKTISLDVALQNELDELDDDIDDFEESEEEEEEDDDEEEEEDDEEEEDDGDRIKSVQDEDDDSDEDEDAMEGEEEYNVEVSQSIKDLSTKLDNILTLVSSRLGKDVTPQSLMTGEGVTIFNTLTTLFKSHVLPTYYTKSIQYIMFHISQQQAELMDAFLVTLIDISFSPTETSEKKIKSLQYLGSYIARAKKLSRTQIIFVASYLTSWLNRYVLEREEEVDQPGGMERFKHFYAAFQALCYIFCFRYQMFRDPDGSWECELDKLFPRMVITKFNPLKYCNENVMLMFARIAQHEDVAFCFSIIENNNNERLRGIIGRGDSNQKSSSQPVAASTWSLATRQQFIDLQSYFPYDPLFLKHYKRMMKDYYIEWSEAGGEYESDEYED, from the exons atgatggcttttgaaaatagtGGTAAAAGACCTGGACAAGATTCCATGGGTCTCGAGTTAAAAAAGCGTAAAGTTGAGTTTGCTCTACCTGATGAgactgatgatgataaggAGTTTACTACAGAGATGTACAGaagatttttgaaatcgGCTCTGGgtgatttggaaaag AATGACTCCTCACAGTTAGATATGGTTACTCATAGGGTTTCACAACCTGCTAATAGCGATAGTAGGATAAGTACAGAGAACTTAGGAATTTTACTTGACGTATTGGCCAAGAACATCAACAAAATTGACACATCCAAGGGGACACCACTGATACAATCTATTATAAACTTTGAGAAATGGTGGGAATTACCACCATACACTCTAAGTAAATATATATTATTCATTAGAATTTTGTGTTCAAGCATACCCAAGTGGTGGCAAGATGTTTCCATATCTCTTATATCAGGTTTCCACTTACCCCCAGAAAAGACTGAAAAGCATCATTCAATGTTGAAATATTTCTTACAAATGATTCCATCATCAATGGGGTATATCGACGTTTATTTGGCCAAATTTTTCCCCAACAATAATGATACCagtaaaaaattggttaattACATCTCAAACATTTTGACTTTGACAACTTattgtaaagaattacaatttcaagCTTGGTCATTGATAATGGaaaaaacaatttcatTAGACGTTGCATTacaaaatgaattggatgaattagatgatgatatagacgattttgaagagagtgaagaagaagaggaagaagatgatgatgaggaagaagaagaagatgatgaagaggaagaagacGATGGCGATAGAATCAAAAGCGTGcaagatgaggatgatgatagcgacgaagatgaagatgcaatggaaggtgaagaagagtaCAATGTGGAAGTGTCACAGAGCATCAAAGATCTGTCTacaaaattggataatatTCTAACATTGGTTAGTAGTCGTCTTGGAAAAGATGTTACGCCTCAAAGTTTAATGACTGGTGAGGGAGTAACTATTTTCAATACTTTAACGacacttttcaaatctcaTGTTTTACCTACTTACTATACCAAATCAATTCAATACATTATGTTCCACATTTCTCAGCAACAGGCGGAACTAATGGATGCGTTTTTAGTAACACTAATAGACATATCGTTTTCACCAACAGAAACGTCGGagaaaaagattaaatCATTACAGTATTTGGGATCTTATATTGCCCGTGCtaaaaaattatcaagaacCCAAATAATATTTGTCGCCAGTTATCTAACATCTTGGTTGAATCGATACGTATTAGAACGTGAAGAAGAGGTCGATCAACCAGGTGGTATGGAAAGATTTAAACACTTCTACGCTGCATTCCAAGCATTATGTTACATTTTCTGCTTCAGATATCAAATGTTCAGAGATCCAGATGGTAGTTGGGAATgtgaattggataaacTTTTCCCTCGAATGGTCATAACAAAATTCAATCCACTAAAATATTGCAATGAAAATGTGATGCTAATGTTTGCTCGTATTGCACAACATGAGGATGTGGCATTCTGCTTCAGTATTATtgagaataataataacgaaCGTCTAAGAGGTATTATAGGTAGAGGCGATTCGAATcaaaaatcttcatctcaACCTGTAGCAGCATCGACATGGTCATTGGCTACTAGGCAACAGTTTATAGACCTACAGAGCTATTTCCCTTATGATCCATTATTTCTCAAACATTATAAACGTATGATGAAGGATTATTACATCGAATGGAGCGAAGCTGGTGGTGAATACGAAAGTGATGAATACGAGGATTGA
- the YKU80 gene encoding ATP-dependent DNA helicase YKU80 (similar to uniprot|Q0P727 Saccharomyces paradoxus HDF2 HDF2 protein) encodes MAECSGFIVDVSPHMIQHDNVSKVQAYLEYSLLEKCKRKRKTDWISCYLANCAISKNSQGIEGVFQVQDWVAPVTITETLRVLRQLQSYSQDLRDGNVTNPSSSASSSMVQCLLVSSLDCRDHFHVRKMRRQLVVFTDDMEGLDLSDEEVGVLAEELNLSIILVDCRVENHRNGSAVPDYGIWGKLVDVIEGSRIYHVNDLLREISSLPSGVVRPVMVFSGELRLGADVAVHTDQDSQDDEHSLTIKVEGYPATKAVSSISRKMVVKREIHGKDVYKPVKSVVEYEIQGDDEKSLPIQVSPKSIAKAYRYGADYVVLPSSLEDPPRKYASRPGMDILGFIDQKALPRHFLHSESRFITADTRYGGVQDVVALSALVDALKESNQLAIVRFVAKPTSDVQVGVLCPIHVEDNHTLVYCRLPFAEDQRVSDFPRLVNRTTTSGKKIEQDKSQGNIDSMMSKYIDAFDMDNEPQTEENHYYKLMEGPSSTNLPLPQLPAHPGRVKPDTELVDEDPLIVPAIHLHRTQQVLLEWIHLCIINESKFYVPEMPDFLANKISSRYEPSPELDESIARLKKLLDIKRSRRRGSSREDQDEESDVADQDIPDLQSLLSRGQRDY; translated from the coding sequence ATGGCAGAATGCTCAGGATTTATTGTGGATGTATCTCCTCATATGATACAGCATGACAATGTCTCCAAGGTACAGGCATATTTGGAGTACAGTCTACTAGAGAAATgcaagaggaaaagaaagacgGATTGGATTAGTTGCTATTTGGCTAATTGTGCAATATCAAAGAACTCGCAAGGTATCGAAGGGGTATTTCAAGTACAAGATTGGGTGGCTCCTGTAACAATCACAGAGACACTAAGAGTTTTACGGCAGTTACAGAGCTATTCGCAAGATCTCAGGGATGGTAATGTAACGAATCCGTCGAGTTCAGCATCGTCATCCATGGTACAGTGCCTGCTAGTGTCGTCATTGGACTGTCGAGATCATTTCCATGTAAGGAAGATGCGGAGACAACTGGTTGTGTTTACTGACGATATGGAGGGACTAGATCttagtgatgaagaagttggaGTTTTGGCGGAAGAACtaaatctttcaataattCTTGTGGACTGCCGAGTGGAGAACCATAGAAATGGTTCTGCAGTGCCAGACTACGGTATTTGGGGGAAATTGGTAGACGTCATTGAGGGGTCTCGGATTTACCACGTCAATGATCTGCTTAGGGAAATTTCGTCATTGCCTTCAGGTGTGGTAAGACCTGTTATGGTGTTTAGCGGGGAACTGCGGTTAGGTGCTGATGTAGCAGTGCATACCGATCAAGATTCTCAGGACGATGAGCACTCTTTAACAATTAAAGTGGAAGGTTATCCGGCTACCAAGGCGGTTTCCAGCATTAGTAGAaagatggtggtgaaaagagaaattcATGGTAAGGATGTCTACAAACCAGTGAAAAGTGTGGTTGAATACGAGATTcaaggtgatgatgaaaaatcgCTGCCAATTCAAGTGTCGCCTAAATCCATTGCAAAAGCATATCGATATGGTGCCGATTACGTAGTACTACCGTCTTCATTAGAGGATCCACCCCGAAAATATGCCAGTCGGCCTGGTATGGATATATTGGGATTTATCGATCAAAAGGCGTTACCACGTCATTTTTTACATTCTGAATCCCGATTCATTACGGCTGATACGAGATACGGTGGAGTGCAGGACGTTGTAGCATTGAGCGCGCTAGTTGATGCATTAAAGGAATCAAACCAACTGGCAATCGTTAGATTTGTTGCCAAGCCCACATCCGATGTGCAAGTAGGTGTACTGTGTCCGATTCATGTGGAGGACAACCATACATTGGTATATTGCAGACTACCGTTTGCAGAGGATCAAAGAGTCTCTGATTTTCCTCGATTAGTTAATAGAACGACTACATCAGGTAAGAAAATTGAGCAAGATAAGTCTCAAGGCAATATTGATTCAATGATGTCTAAGTATATCGATGCCTTTGATATGGATAATGAACCGCAGACGGAAGAAAATCATTACTATAAACTGATGGAGGGACCATCGTCAACCAACTTGCCGCTGCCGCAGCTACCAGCTCATCCTGGCCGTGTCAAACCAGATACAGAATTGGTTGACGAAGATCCACTGATCGTACCGGCAATCCATTTGCACCGTACTCAACAGGTGCTACTAGAATGGATCCATCTATGTATAATCAACGAAAGCAAGTTTTACGTCCCGGAGATGCCAGACTTCTTGGCTAACAAAATATCTTCACGCTACGAACCTTCACCGGAGCTAGACGAGTCAATTGCTCGtctgaagaaattactCGATATCAAGAGATCGCGTAGACGTGGATCTTCAAGAGAggatcaagatgaagagagtGACGTTGCTGATCAAGACATACCAGACCTACAATCTCTACTGTCGAGAGGACAGAGAGACTATTAG
- the YRA2 gene encoding Yra2p (some similarities with uniprot|P36036 Saccharomyces cerevisiae YKL214C YRA2 Member of the REF (RNA and export factor binding proteins) family when overexpressed can substitute for the function of Yra1p in export of poly(A) mRNA from the nucleus), which translates to MSVDNVLDKLVDEKKYRRRDLRNSLASRIGIEDRPSSTPREPPKKRLRFTNVPLDVSDFTLEDMVKEFAEPIYCNFYDLKDSRTAVFEFEDPSVMERVVEKYNETPLNGGTVTVEIFEQERRPDRRRRTQRDNRRGNGRGSRGSHYKRQDRPAMEDELNAELEDYMKSS; encoded by the exons ATGTCAGTTGACAACGTATTGGATAAGCTTGTGGACGAGAAA AAGTACCGTCGCAGGGATTTGAGAAACAGTTTGGcttcaagaattggtaTTGAGGACCGTCCTTCAAGTACGCCAAGAGAACctccaaagaaaagactTCGCTTTACAAATGTACCGTTAGATGTTTCGGATTTCACCCTAGAGGATATGGTAAAAGAATTTGCGGAGCCTATTTATTGCAACTTTTATGATCTAAAGGACTCCAGAACCGctgtttttgaatttgaagatcctAGCGTTATGGAACGAGTAGTCGAGAAATATAACGAAACTCCATTGAATGGTGGTACAGTTACTGTTGAGATTTTTGAGCAGGAGAGGAGACCTGACAGGCGTCGTCGTACTCAGAGAGACAACCGCCGTGGTAATGGACGTGGAAGTCGTGGCAGCCATTACAAGAGACAAGATAGACCTGCAATGgaggatgaattgaatgcTGAACTGGAGGATTATATGAAAAGTAGTTAA
- the YPK1 gene encoding serine/threonine protein kinase YPK1 (highly similar to uniprot|P12688 Saccharomyces cerevisiae YKL126W and highly similar to uniprot|P18961 Saccharomyces cerevisiae YMR104C), whose product MYYWKISKFKFGKNKDDKEAEKEKEKEKNGNHKSHNGVFHHHKDSSRHNDGNDTVNGDNNNEIGSMRPSSERKETIVPSNSSIAPVRLSHDASSTSSTVRESSGGRSSDDAFNSTPDTHRSDDPSPPEISITAPAQSTSTPGILTIKVYNGDGFTLPFPITSNEQILGKLLSSGVTSKRSSLSGEVDGLVSQLSRMQLQNQGPVDENLLPGDVSTRFIPSTIMLPGSEHLNPLLYFTIEFDNTVATIEPEYGSMVQPVFNKISTFDVTRKLPYFKIDVFARIPSILLPSKTWQQEMGARDEKLRDMFNKINTNQDIHLDSFLLPVNLKIDSAANIRLYNHHWVRLENGLGNINFSVDYKPSKNKSLSIDDFDLLKVIGKGSFGKVMQVKKKDTQKVYALKAVRKSYIVSKSEVTHTLAERTVLARVECPFIVPLKFSFQSQEKLYLVLAFINGGELFYHLQKEGRFDLSRARFYTAELLCALETLHGLDVIYRDLKPENILLDYQGHIALCDFGLCKLNMKDKDKTDTFCGTPEYLAPELLLGQGYSKIVDWWTLGVLLYEMLTGLPPYYDEDVPKMYKKILQEPLRFPDGFDHDAKDLLIGLLSRDPKRRLGYHGAEEIRSHPFFSQLSWKRLLMKGYIPPYKPPVSSAMDTSNFDQEFTREKPIDSVVDEYLSESVQKQFGGWTYVGNEQLGSSMIQGRSIR is encoded by the coding sequence ATGTACTACTGGAAGATATCGAAGTttaaatttggtaaaaacaaagatgataaagaagctgagaaggaaaaggaaaaggagaaaaatGGTAACCATAAGAGTCATAATGGagtttttcaccatcacAAAGATAGCTCGAGGCATAACGATGGAAATGATACGGTAAATGGCGACAACAACAATGAGATTGGTAGTATGAGACCAAGCTCagagagaaaagaaaccaTTGTACCTTCGAATTCATCGATTGCACCTGTACGTCTTTCGCACGATGCTTCTTCGACGTCATCTACGGTAAGAGAATCTAGTGGTGGTAGAAGTTCAGATGATGCATTTAACAGTACTCCTGACACGCATCGCTCAGATGACCCTTCGCCGCCAGAAATCTCTATCACAGCACCAGCACAATCAACATCAACACCAGGGATTCTAACGATTAAAGTTTATAATGGTGATGGATTTACTCTACCTTTTCCTATAACTTCCAATGAACAGATCTTGGGTAAACTTCTAAGTTCAGGTGTTACTTCCAAGAGATCAAGTCTTTCAGGTGAAGTGGATGGATTAGTCTCACAGCTATCGAGGATGCAATTACAAAATCAAGGTCCTGTGGATGAGAACCTTTTACCTGGTGATGTATCTACGAGGTTCATTCCATCGACTATAATGTTACCGGGGTCTGAACATTTAAATCCACTACTCTATTTTACTATTGAATTCGATAATACTGTTGCCACAATTGAACCTGAATATGGTTCAATGGTACAACCAGTCTTCAATAAAATATCCACATTTGATGTTACAAGGAAATTACCATACTTCAAAATCGACGTTTTCGCTAGAATACCTTCCATTCTTCTACCATCAAAGACGTGGCAACAAGAGATGGGCGCaagagatgaaaaattaagagATATGTTTAACAAGATTAACACAAATCAAGACATTCACTTAGATTCTTTCCTATTACCTGTGAATCTAAAGATCGATTCGGCTGCCAATATCAGACTTTATAACCATCATTGGGTAAGGCTTGAAAATGGTCTTGGTAACATCAACTTTAGCGTTGATTATAAACCCTCTAAAAACAAGTCTTTATCCATTGACGATTTTGATCTATTGAAGGTTATTGGTAAAGGTTCATTTGGTAAAGTTATGCAGgttaaaaagaaagataCCCAGAAGGTTTATGCATTGAAAGCAGTTAGAAAATCGTATATCGTCTCCAAATCAGAAGTGACACATACTTTAGCCGAAAGAACGGTTCTGGCCCGTGTTGAATGTCCATTTATCGTTCCATTAAAGTTTTCATTCCAATCACAAGAAAAATTATATTTAGTGTTGGCATTTATCAATGGTGGTGAATTGTTTTATCACTTACAAAAAGAAGGTAGATTTGATTTATCTCGTGCAAGATTTTACACAGCAGAACTATTATGTGCACTAGAGACCTTGCATGGATTGGATGTCATATATCGTGACTTGAAGCCCGAAAACATTTTATTAGATTATCAAGGACATATTGCACTTTGTGATTTCGGTTTATGCAAGTTAAACATGAAGGATAAAGATAAAACGGATACTTTCTGCGGTACACCTGAATATTTAGCGCCAGAATTATTGTTGGGTCAAGGCTATTCTAAGATTGTTGACTGGTGGACCCTCGGTGTTCTGCTATATGAAATGCTGACGGGATTACCCCCATattatgatgaagatgtaCCTAAAATGTACAAAAAAATTCTGCAGGAACCATTAAGATTCCCGGATGGATTTGATCATGATGCAAAGGATCTATTGATTGGTCTCTTGAGTCGTGACCCAAAAAGACGTCTTGGTTATCACGGTGCAGAAGAAATCAGGTCTCATCCTTTCTTTAGTCAACTATCATGGAAACGTTTGCTAATGAAAGGTTACATCCCACCATACAAGCCTCCTGTGAGTAGTGCTATGGATACGAGCaattttgatcaagaatTTACAAGGGAGAAACCAATCGATAGTGTGGTTGACGAATACTTAAGCGAAAGCGTACAGAAACAATTTGGCGGCTGGACATATGTCGGCAACGAACAGTTGGGTAGTTCGATGATCCAGGGAAGGAGCATCAGATAG
- the PGM1 gene encoding phosphoglucomutase PGM1 (highly similar to uniprot|P37012 Saccharomyces cerevisiae YMR105C PGM2 Phosphoglucomutase catalyzes the conversion from glucose-1-phosphate to glucose-6-phosphate which is a key step in hexose metabolism functions as the acceptor for a Glc-phosphotransferase and to YKL127W uniprot|P33401 Saccharomyces cerevisiae YKL127W PGM1 Phosphoglucomutase, minor isoform; catalyzes the conversion from glucose-1-phosphate to glucose-6- phosphate, which is a key step in hexose metabolism), protein MSFSVETVATKAFQDQKPGTSGLRKRTKVFAEEPNYTENFIQAILEAIPEGVKDSVLLVGGDGRYYNDVVLQKIAAIGAANGVKRLVVGQNGILSTPAASHVIRSYSKAKVTGGIILTASHNPGGPNNDFGIKYNLANGGPAPENVTNAMWEASKRLTSYKIVTDFPHVDLSALGEKQYGSLTVDVIDSTKAYVDFLKTIFDFPLIKSFVNHQRETKNWKLLFDGLNGVTGPYGRAIFADELGLPEDEVLQNCHPKPDFGGLHPDPNLTYARTLVDRVDRENIAFGAASDGDGDRNMIYGAGPAFVSPGDSVAIIAEYASEIPYFQREGIYGLARSFPTSQAIDLVAKHHNLSCYEVPTGWKFFCALFDAKKLSICGEESFGTGSNHIREKDGLWAIIAWLNILAIYHKRNPEKDVSIKTIQDEFWDKYGRTFFTRYDYENVSGEAANRVIEFFQNFVSQPGVKGSNFPLDESLKVVDAGDFEYKDLDGSVSSNQGLFLKLSNGVRTVLRLSGTGSAGATIRLYVEQYSDDASKYGLTAEEFLRPAIQQLVSFFKFQEILGTETPTVKT, encoded by the coding sequence ATGTCTTTTAGCGTGGAAACAGTAGCTACCAAGGCTTTCCAGGACCAAAAACCTGGTACTTCAGGTTTGAGAAAGAGAACCAAAGTCTTCGCTGAAGAACCAAACTATActgaaaatttcattcaagCCATCTTAGAGGCCATCCCTGAAGGTGTCAAGGattctgttcttcttgttggtggtgatggtcGTTATTACAACGACGTCGTCCTGCAAAAAATCGCCGCCATTGGTGCTGCTAACGGTGTGAAAAGGTTAGTCGTTGGTCAAAACGGGATACTTTCTACGCCTGCGGCTTCTCACGTTATTAGAAGTTACTCAAAGGCTAAAGTAACCGGTGGTATTATTTTGACCGCGTCTCACAATCCTGGTGGTCCAAACAACGATTTCGGTATCAAGTACAATTTGGCTAATGGTGGTCCAGCTCCTGAAAATGTCACCAATGCCATGTGGGAGGCTTCAAAGCGTTTGACTTCCTACAAGATCGTTACCGATTTCCCACATGTCGATCTCTCTGCCTTGGGGGAAAAACAGTATGGATCTTTAACTGTCGATGTCATTGACTCTACCAAGGCATATGTGGATTTTCTAAAGACCATCTTTGATTTCCCTCtaatcaaatcttttgtGAACCATCAGAGAGAAaccaagaattggaaacttttATTCGATGGTCTGAACGGTGTTACTGGTCCTTACGGCAGAGCTATCTTTGCTGATGAATTGGGATTACCTGAAGACGAAGTCTTACAAAATTGTCACCCTAAACCAGATTTCGGTGGGCTACACCCAGATCCAAATCTGACCTACGCACGTACTTTGGTCGACAGGGTTGATCGCGAGAACATTGCATTCGGTGCTGCCTCTGATGGTGACGGTGACAGAAATATGATTTACGGTGCAGGCCCTGCATTTGTATCCCCTGGTGACTCTGTTGCCATTATTGCGGAATATGCATCTGAGATCCCATATTTCCAAAGAGAAGGTATCTATGGATTAGCACGTTCTTTCCCCACCTCACAAGCCATCGATCTTGTTGCCAAGCACCACAATTTGTCATGCTATGAAGTTCCTACCGGATGGAAATTCTTCTGTGCCCTATTCGACGCCAAGAAATTATCCATCTGTGGTGAAGAATCCTTTGGTACTGGTTCAAACCACATCAGAGAAAAAGATGGTCTTTGGGCCATTATTGCATGGTTAAACATCTTAGCCATTTACCATAAGAGAAACCCTGAAAAGGATGTGTCTATAAAGACCATTCAAGATGAATTCTGGGACAAATACGGTAGAACTTTCTTCACCCGTTACGACTACGAAAACGTTTCCGGTGAAGCTGCCAACAGGGtgattgaatttttccagaATTTCGTTAGTCAGCCTGGTGTTAAAGGTTCCAACTTTCCACTAGATGAATCTTTGAAGGTGGTCGATGCGGGAGATTTCGAGTACAAAGATCTGGATGGATCCGTATCATCTAACCAAGGCTTGTTCCTCAAGTTGTCAAACGGTGTAAGAACTGTACTAAGATTATCAGGAACAGGCTCAGCAGGTGCCACGATTAGACTTTACGTGGAACAGTACAGCGACGACGCTTCCAAATACGGTTTAACAGCAGAGGAATTCCTAAGACCCGCAATTCAACAATTGGTTAGTTTTTTCAAGTTCCAAGAAATCTTGGGTACTGAGACACCAACTGTTAAGACCTGA